The DNA window ATTCATTGACCCTGGGAGATTTGCGAAAATCCGGAATTTTTCCCAAAAGCTGCCCACTCCTACTCTGATCGTAGATTTGGACATCGTTGCCCAAAGATACGATGAACTTCACAAGAATTTCCCCATCGCAGACATCTACTTTGCGGTGAAAGCTAATCCCATGATAGAGATATTACAACTCCTGAAAGATCGGCATTCATGCTTTGACATTGCCTCTCGCTATGAATTGGATATGATGCTGAATATGGGAGTGTCTCCGGACAAACTAAGCTACGGCAATACCATCAAGAAAAAAACCGATTTGGCGTATTTCTACGAAAAAGGTGTGCGGCTCTTTGCCACAGATAGCGAATCTGATTTGATCAATATTGCAGAAGTAGCACCTGATGCCAGAGTGTTTTTCAGGATTTTGACCGAGGGCACCGGAGCGGACTGGCCGCTCTCCCGTAAATTCGGTGCACATGCCGACATCTTGTATAACCTTATCCTGCAGGCTGATGAACTGGGATTGAAGCCCTATGGCCTCTCTTTTCATGTAGGTTCTCAACAGCGCGATATTGGTCAGTGGGACGACGCCATAGCTCGCTGTAAATATTTGTTTGACGCCGTAGCGGAACATGGGGTGGAATTGGAAATGATCAATTTGGGCGGTGGATTTCCAGCCAGTTATGTGGATCCTGCTTTTACTCTTGCAGATTACACAGAGGAAATCATGCGTTTCCTCACAGAAGATTTTGGTGAGAATATGCCCAGGATCATTTTGGAACCTGGACGTTCCCTGGTAGCCGATGCGGGCATCATCACCTCTGAAGTGATCAACATCACCCGAAAGTCCAAAAACAACATGTATCAATGGGTGTATCTGGATATCGGAAAGTTTGGTGGCTTGATTGAAACCATCGATGAATCCATCAAATTCCCCATCTATTTTGAACGTGAGGGTATGGCGGATGAGATCATTCTGGCCGGACCTACTTGCGATAGCATGGATATTTTGTATGAGAACTACAAATATCACATGCCGGATACTACTCAAGCCGGAGACAGAGTGTATATCTTTACTACCGGAGCATACACAAGAAGTTATTCTGCTATCTGTTTCAACGGCTTTCCACCTCTAAACGCTGTAGCAATTAAAACAGGAGAATTATAATGATGTATTTATCTGTAGAAACTATGCACGACTTTATAGTTCAAGTTTTCACCAAGATCGGAGTACCTACCACAGACGCCCGTATATGTGCCGATGTGTTGATCGCTAGCGACCTGCGGGGTATTGAATCTCACGGAATCGGACGGTTTAAGATGTATTATGACCGCATTAAGCAAGGCATCCAAAACCCTGTTACTCAAATCG is part of the Candidatus Cloacimonadota bacterium genome and encodes:
- a CDS encoding type III PLP-dependent enzyme, translated to MYKEPYQFDVERFIDPGRFAKIRNFSQKLPTPTLIVDLDIVAQRYDELHKNFPIADIYFAVKANPMIEILQLLKDRHSCFDIASRYELDMMLNMGVSPDKLSYGNTIKKKTDLAYFYEKGVRLFATDSESDLINIAEVAPDARVFFRILTEGTGADWPLSRKFGAHADILYNLILQADELGLKPYGLSFHVGSQQRDIGQWDDAIARCKYLFDAVAEHGVELEMINLGGGFPASYVDPAFTLADYTEEIMRFLTEDFGENMPRIILEPGRSLVADAGIITSEVINITRKSKNNMYQWVYLDIGKFGGLIETIDESIKFPIYFEREGMADEIILAGPTCDSMDILYENYKYHMPDTTQAGDRVYIFTTGAYTRSYSAICFNGFPPLNAVAIKTGEL